The genome window ACATGTTCGTTCTCCCTCCTCTAGGACCTGAAACAACAAAAGTTTGTAATCGATGCAGAGCCCTCGGAGACGGTAGGCGGTTCCCTTCTCTCAGCGTCGTGACTTTGCCGGCGTCAGTGCGGGGCTAAATGAATTATCCGACAGGTCGGGCAAGTGAAGGAAAAGATctccaaggagaagggatGGGAGGTTCCTCAGCTTAAGCTCATCTACTCTGGTAAGTAAAGTATCTTTTGCATTTTACAGTTGTTGCACCTTTCTCGATAGCCTCCGCCACTATGTTAGGCCGTAATTGCAGCGCTAACCGTTCTTCGCTCCAACAGGAAAGATCCTTCAAGATGACAAGACGATCGAGTCATACAACATCGAGGAGAAGGGGTTCATAGTGTGCATGGTCTCTAAGGTACGTAGACCTGAGGCTAAGGATACATCCCTTCTGGATGAAGGTCTAATTTCTCGTGTGTAGCCCAAGGCTACTTCCTCCGGCACCTCGTCACAAGCgccctccaccccatccagAGCAGTCACCTCTACCCCTGCCGCGCCTCCCGCCCCAGCCCCATCTGCCGCTTCCACTACACCGGCTGTTCCTTCGACTCCCTCCCCGGCCGCCGCGGGGGCCGCCCAGGCACAGGGCTCCGCATTCAATGACCCCTCCGCATTGCTGAGTGGCACTCAGAGCGAAGCTGTCGTGGCTCAGATGGAGGCAATGGGTTTCGCTCGGAGTGATGTTAACCGTGCAATGAGGGCTGCTTTCTTCAACCCCGACCGTGCTATTGAATACCTTTTGAATGTGAGTTCATGGCGCTGGCATCCGGCCATGGGTTGCCCGATTTTGCGCTGACTTTAAGCAGGGTATCCCCGAGAACATTCAACaggaacagcaacagcaagccGCTGCCGCTAGCGCACCCCAGACTGCTGCTCCCGAAAGCGCTCCGTCCGCTGGTGACGACGAACCGGTCAACCTGTTCGAGGCTGCCGCTCAGGCTGGTGGCCAGGAGGGAGGAGCTCGAGGAGCTCGAGCTGCTGGTGGCGCTGAACTCCCGAGTCTCGAATTTCTTCGCAACAACCCCCacttccagcagcttcgTCAGTTggtccaacaacaaccacaaatGCTCGAGCCCATCCTTCAACAAGTCGCCGCTGGAAACCCCCAAATCGCGCAGCTCATTGGTCAGAATGAGGAACAATTCCTGCAGCTCCTGAGTGAGGAgcctgatgatgacgaggcgCTGCCCCCTGGTACGACTCAAATTCACGTcacggaagaggagagagatgccATTGAACGCGTGCGTATACCATAATCCCATCATCCCTTGTGGAAACGTAGCTGACATGTTTTTTGCTAGCTCTGCCGGCTTGGATTCTCTCGGGACTTGGTCATTCAAGCTTATTTCGCTTGCGACAAGAACGAAGAGCTCGCAGCTAACTATCTGTTTGAAAACCCTGATGATCCCGAGGATATGTGATTCAAGCACGGCCCGTGTATCCCCATGTGTTTGAGATGCTGCTCACTGCTTCGAATCATGTTCTCTTTTCCTAATTAACGTCGATATGTACCcacttttctcctcttccccttcgccTCAAGATCTTATGAGAGTCGACGATTACGTAGATCAGAAAATGGCTTCAACCTCATGCCTCTGGCTTGCGAACCCCAGGCCAGGCTGGAGCGTGTCTTTTATTGTCGGATCTACCCCCCGATAGTACTTATCCTTCACACGCTCGTCTTCACACTGGACGACATATTAGTAGGCCAGTGTCACTTATGGACGGAAGATGCTTCCATTTTCGCGATATTCTCAtgtttcttctctattttgACTTCTATCATTctatctccttctccaactcctcaatATGACCTTCCAGTCATGTATCTAGTTAATGGAAACGAAAACAAGGCGTTGCgcccccttccctccctcccccttgcCTCAGTCATTCTACCAACCCCCAAATCTACCTATTCACAACATCAAGGAATTATCTATTGATTCGGAGTTGCTAAAAGTCAAGACTCCTGATTTGTTGTTCTATGCAGTACAAACTAcgagtagtactactacatgTAGCTAGAGGTGGTGTAGAGGCAGATAGGAAGGTAGGAAGTAAGGGGAGTTCAGGATCCCGAACGCATGACCGACCGACATGACTGACTGTCTGTTTGCCCCGATCTGCGCTTGATCGGATGACATGatacatacttactactagtaggtTGGCACGGATGACTGGGTGCCAGCATGTGGGATCACTATCATCCTGGAATGTTGTGCTATCATGTTATGTCGGTTAGTTACTAATTACTAAGTTGAATATTTAATCTAGGCGGTTTATATGAGTAGTACGTAGGCTTGGTTGGGTAATACTAGGTATTTTATGtgatgttatatataatggtCTTAAGTTTCTCACTAGgagttagtatatatttttacgAACTGGAAAGAGTTCTGACGTGATTATGATTATTGGGGGGTATATTCTATTGTCGTGATGATGAGATAATATGTGGGTTATGTAGTAAAGGGTATAGGAAGGGTAGGACGTTGGGTACATGCACGCAGTAATAGGGTACTACTAAGCGTGTAGAATCTGTACCGAttgactagtagtagagagATTTTTCGCCGAGAGGATGAGAACGGAAGATGGTTCATGTGGTTGGTGGGGTATATAATGGGATATAGTAGCAAGGGTATGTAGTATAATCTGCTGGtgataggtaggtaggtaggatGTGTGTGGTATGAGAAGGGGCTAATCAAAAAGGGCGTGTGAAtgtcaagaaggaagggataAAAAACAAtaaccaagaaaaagaagaggaaagaagatgtGAAGGCTGTCTCCGTCGAAAGCGGGATCTAAGTCGTTTCCCGCTGCCAGCTGACCGAGTGAGCTTCAACGTCATCTGATATTTCAAAGCGTAATCTGTCAAACACAACCACTTCTTCGTGCGGCCCAGACGGACAATCCGCGTCTGCCGATCACTCGGTTCAAGGTAGGGAAAATGCCATCAGTGCCAAAGTCCAGGTCATCCAAATTGAGATGCTTGCGCCAAGTCCACAGCTCGTGCAGTGTGAGACCTGAATTGTCGGGCGAGGGATGTGTATACCGGTCGAGGAAAGTAGCGGATTTAGGTGCGACCACAAAGACCGAGCGTTCGGGATGATCCACGCTGTTGCTTTCGTCGGGGTTTGGGCATTGTGGCACCAATTTCTCGAGCTCGTTGGCCATTTCTGGTCCGGAGATACCCATCAAGTCCCGCGTTTCGATGTCCAGCTGGGTGCTGGTGCTCTCtcccaacaaccacaatgGAGGGGAATAGGTCTTCCACCAGAGTATTGTAGCCGATTTCTGGGCATTGTCGATGGCACCAGCCTCGAAGAAGCTATCGGAGACGATTGAGGGGATCGCAAGCTGAGTAGGGACTACGCCACCCTGATGGTACACTCCCATGAGGAACCCTAGAGCGGCATTAAAAATCACCCAAGCCGCCAAGAAAAGACGCGATTTGCGCACGCGGAGGCAACTAAGGAGGAGCGGGACGCATGGAAGCAGGAACCGGGGTTCCTGGTGCGGAAACAAGGAAAGCATAGCGGTTGCTGATATGGCAGAGACGGCGCGTATGTTTTTTAGCGAAGACTGAATTGCTTTCGACTTGCTCAAAGAAAGTACTATCGCCACATACGCTGGCCCCAGGAGTTGCGGCAGATTGACTAGAAAGTGATGGTACCTAGGGTGAAGGCCATGGAGAGCTAGGTTGGACTTGTCGCTATTATAGAGCAGATTATTGAGGGGCGTGATGATAGGTGCGTGAAGAGCGTCCCAAAGCGAGGCAGAAGGGTTGTAGAACGTTGTATCGACAAGGACAgcgatgcagaagaagaataaaccGAACCCAGCGAATGAAAGCAAGGAGAAAGGCCTAGAAATGTTAGACTTGGTGGAAAGAGAGGGTCCAAGGCTGCGCAATACGTACTTGCGCCAGAAATGAGGCAGTAACCGCAGTCctgggacgaggaggaaggccGGAAAAGTGATGCGGTTGAAAACACCCACGACGGCGATGAGAGATAGCACGGCGCATGCGAAGATGGACGAGCGTCGCTATAAGCAGTGATTAGCCAGGAGCTAGCATTATATGAATTCCGCACTAATAAACCTACCTTGTTATCAACAATGCGCTGAATCAAGACTAAGCCCCAGGCGACCAACAGGGTCTCgatggagttggagaaggtgtGCGTCTGATATGTCCAGGTGACATACGAGGATGCGACTAGGACCACCGTTGCGCGGCGATGGCGCGGTAGGGGAACCAGCTCATAGACGGCCCAATCCTCGAGCACAAAGCTTAAGAGAAACATGACCCCTCGCAACACATAGTAAACCAGCTCTGGCGGAGGGTTTAGTGTCCCGCTTTCTGTATAGAATCCCTTCAGCAGGTTCATCGGTACGTCGTAGGTCGGCCATAGTGGGAAGACGCTGCGTATTGGCTTATCGGAGGTAAATTCCCAGGGTAAGCGGGAAGGATAGGAGAAAATGCGACCTAGGGAAACATTTGTGAGCAATGCGCATTCAGTTCCCACGTAGATTTGGGGTTTGCGGTGGAGAGGACAAGGCTGCTTCGATGCGCGGGATGCGTCGGAAGAGCGCCATCTCCAGTCACAAGCGGTCGCACCGCCCGAGAATAAAAAGATCAAGATCGCAACggagatagaaaataatctGTGCGACTCAGCGGAATTGACTCACCTGCAAAGACTTCGGGGCCTTGGAAATTCTCATCCGGGTGTAAATAACTTGGAGACAGTGCGAAGTACACCCGgatcaccagcagcagcaggtacgTTCGTCTCCACATGGCTTGGGATTGGAGGGGGTTGGATTGAAGCACGGAGAATCTCAAGGCGACAAGGAACCAGTCTGATTTTGGGGGATACTGTACATGCCGGTTGcctagtactagtagccgTCCTGCATCCGAGAAGATTTATGGAGATGAACGTGGAAAGAGAAATCAAGGAATGACTTGTTGGGACATGAAGGGCGGGCTATCCAGAAacaggaaaagggaaaaacaATAGATGCAAAAGCAACTATAGAGCgatagagggagagggagggaagaaaaagagaaaagaaaagaaaagaaggtcAAAACGTAAGATTCCAGGAGAAACAAAGCGCACTGGAGATAAATGTTTATCCCCGAGAAGTTGAAGCGTTAGACTCcgagtggtggtagttgtcGTGTTCGTGGGGTGATATCACTTCTTTCTGCCAGGAACTATTGGCTTTTGGGGTGAAATTACTCCGTTGATAGTTCAGTCCTGGTTTGTGCTGGTGGGTCAGACAGCCCATCGAGGATCCTCAGGAACGGATCTATCGGCAAATTTGACATCCAAGCATTGAGGCAGATGGGAATTCTCCAACTTGGCAACAACTGGAGACCTTTCCCTTCCACTTCTGCATCCGTGCGCACCCCCAGAGTTAGTGCGACCGATCGATGGAATGTTGAATGCTGATGGTGTGTGTTGTTGATGCAGCGGTCGGGATTTCCTCCATTGGGAAACACTAGATTCTAGATGATTTCCAGAGGATGAACAGTGTTTGATCAGCTTCTGCGAGATATCTAGGGGATACCCTTGCTATCGTATATCCTGACCAAAGAAACTACCAATTGCTTGTTGGACCTTGGTGGAAGGTACTATACAGATGGCGTATAGTTTATAGTCTTCAGTCAACGTCATTCGCATCAATGAATACAATAGATCAACTAAGCAACAATGGGCATAAGATTTAGATAAGGTCAATGAGGATTAGAATAATAGGCAATATCCATTATGGAATTGTACTTTGTAATAGTATTCACTCTGCTGGTTCATTTGCTTGTCTTgtgagtaagtaagtaaagtaagtaaggaaaaggaaatcgaaagaagaaagaaagaccatCCATTCAGGCAGCACCAGGCCACAACCGCCCGGGTGgagtcagcagcagcgaaTGACGGAGGAGATTGCCGGACCCTCGTCAGCCTCAACGCCGGGCCATTCATCGCTCTTCGCTTTCATCGGTCTCGGAACTCTCCCAAGCaacctccttccctttcaaCCCCCAGATTTGAAACTTTGTATCTCTTTCTCATCCGCATCACATTCCCACCGCTGGTTgggatatttatattcctcTATATCTCTGCTTGTTCACCCATTCCCCTTGTTCACAATCAAGTCACTCGAACTCATTCACATTCCGCTGTCACGGCTAGATTTGCAAAGTAAGCAAACGTCTTCCCCCACCCAGGTACCCCTCATATCTTTAACGACGTCGCTGGCCTTTGtgaccccaacaacaacacaactCACTCCAGTGCTGAGAGCTGACATCTTCACCCAAAGAACTCGAATCTTTTAGACAACACTTCCTAATACACCTCAACAAAATGGCCGACACACCTGCTCCTTACTCCGGTCCCATGTTGACCTTCATCAGTGGCGACGGCGTGCACATTGAGTGTGGTAAGTGCACGTGGTTGTTCGAGCTCGGCAGACGCGCTTGGAGTCTGTGTTACGATTAAAGCAGATATGCTAACATTTGTGAAAATACAGAACGTGATGTTGCCGAgcgctccctcctcatcaagaACATGCTGGAAGATTTGGGTGACGCCAACGAGGAGATTCCGATCCCTAATGTGAGTTGACTGTGAAAGTAAAAGAACCATTGGTGGCCATAGCTAACCACGACCGAAACATAGGTCAACGAAGCTGTTCTGAAGAAGGTCATCGAATGGTGCAGACACCACAAGAACGACCCCCCCAGCactggcgaggaggatgattccCGCCGCAAGACCACCGACATCGACGAGTGGGATCAGAAGTTTACCCAGGTTGACCAGGAGATGTTGTTCGAGATCATTCTGGTACGTGTTACGAACTACTCTCTAGTATCTAGGAAAGCCCACCTGCTAACTTGGCGCTCAACTCGACAGGCCGCAAACTACCTCGACATTAAGGGTCTTCTGGATGTCGGATGCAAGACTGTCGCAAACATGATCAAGGGCAAGTCTCCGGAAGAGATCCGCAAGACCTTCAACATCCAGAACGACTTCACccccgaggaggaggatcagaTCCGCCGTGAGAACGAGTGGGCCGAGGAGTAAGTCTTTTACAGAAACCCAACACCCGCTATTTTACCATCTGAGCGTATGCTAACATTATACTCGCCATAGCCGCTAAATCTGCGTTAATTCATGACATCAGTATGCTGACTCCGACGGCTTGTTGATTGCAAGCaagccgaggaagatgagctATCATGATGTTTTAATTCGGGTCTCGTTGGGTCTCAGGTTGCAGTTCATGGAGTTACTAgtcttttactttttcacTCAGTTCTCTCAACGCCAGCGGTTTGCTTTCTCaatctctcttttccctttggcCCTTGCCATTCGTTCGTTATGAGCAGGGGATAGATGTAGCTCTAAAGTAGTACATGGTTAAATAATGCTGTTAACGCCATTGCGCATATTTTTGCCATAATGTAACCTTGTTCCACATGCAGGGCAAGTAGAAACTGTAATTATCTTCTCCCGCTAGCAATAGCTCTAGTAGTTGTACTAGTCGTTGATATCCAGTAGGCAAGACGGGTTGCTACTACTGTAATCTCTATAGACATACAGCCTACAAGGGGAGGATCTAGACCCCGAATCCACGCAACGCGGAAAgactacaacaacacaaaCCATATCATATACAGACATAGGAAAAAGATCTTCGTTCAAAACTGCTCATTAACCCATCATGAATTTTCGATTTTTTGTCGTTCCTTTCAGCTCGTGTACACACATCTTGCAGAAGCACCACTGCACCACCACAAGACCAGTTGAGAAAACCCCTCCatcaaaagagaagaaaaaagcaaaaagtaAGCAttatccctccctccccgctTATgcactcttccttctcctcgcgcTTAATTAACTTGTCGTGTATTTAGAGCGGGAGAAAGAGCAAAGGAAAACAATAGAGATTTTGAGAATCAAACGGGGCATCTCAAAAAGCGGGTTTTGATTTCAGGCAACATAATCTATAATGATGCAAGTGgattttttgtttctttttattttttgtatCATCGCGAGCAGTAGCGGCACACaagagttgttgttgtcattGTTGGCAGCGGTATCACAGCAACTGAACGAAACATTTTCCCCCGGGAAAGTAGCAGCAGGTGGACAGAGACATTTCTCGGGGCGGAATCGAAAAAGTCGGTTGGTGTGGAAGGTTCCTCCAAAGGACGAATTTAGACTCCGAGACGGGACTTGCGCCAGTGCCTACGCTTGGCGTTGTATCTGGATTGGGAAGAGATATGTTAGTATTCGGTGTTTTTTTTTGGTTCATGGTAGGTTTGTGTGTGAGGATGTAGAATTTGGGATGTGCTGTGTCCTTTGATGTTGTTCCCAGCGGTCGACTAGTTGATTGGGGGTTTTGGTGTGATGGCGAATCATCTGGTGCTGCGTCTTGAATAttccttctctttgtttATTCGTTCGCTGATATCACTCCATTTTCCTTCTCATGTTCCCTGTATTTCTTCGCTGGGACTCATCGAGGACTTCGCGGGGTGTGTTGTATGGGTTGCGTGCAAATTGGGAACAGGTGACGGTTTCTTATTTACCTGATGGTGTTACCGGTCCTGAGACGAATCCACTGGGGGATAGGACGGTTCTGTCTCTGAGCTTTGGCAAGCTTCTGCTTGGTGCGGAAACTCTTGTGGCTCTATATTGAAAGAAGAGAGTTGATCGTTAGCCTGCtgttcaacttcatcatcccgaCCACTTTTCCTTATTCCGTGTAGCCGTATTCatatttgttttattttcCAGCACAAAATGGAGTGGTTCACGGTCGTTCGAATGACAGGGAGGGCTGCTAACCGGCATCTTGAAGACTTGTCGCGACGGCGAGCTGAGTGTATGgactggcgatgatgaggttgtCGACCGTCTGTCAAGCCGTTCAGTAGTGGTAGTTTTTTTGTGCGGGCAGGGCTTAGCGTTTCGCTTCCGTGAGGTCATGTGATTTCTGCCTAAGGCGGAAGGTACCCCATCATTTTGGTTTCTTGGTGGTTCCAGTCGGGGAAGTTTGATTTGAACGGGGATAAGATGTTTGTGCTTTGCTTCTGATTCAAAAATATGATAGATCTAATGTGCTATGCTGAGCTGGCAAGTTCGCAACCTCTATAGTATTTGAGCAATACTTATCGTGGTATTGTCCCTGAGTGACTGAAACCCCAAACGGGAAGTTACAAGTCACGTGCTATATCGCCCAGTGGCTACAACATATTAAAAGCTTCAGTAAAGATCATTCTTGTGGCATCCTGAAGAATGATATTAGGTGTTTGCCGGTTGAGACGTGCTTTGggaaattataaatactCTTGAGGGCAATGGCGCGTGTGTTTGCCGCTCGAGTAACAATGCAACACCCCCGCCATTTGGACAGTCAGTAGACATGAAGAGCACAAAACCAGCCGTTTAGAGTCTTCAGGCTACCGGAGATGCGTCTCTGCATAGCTACACCTTCTGTACGGAGTACCCAtatgataataatacattATTGCATTGCAGACAGGCCGTTTGGATGGCGAGACAGCGCGGGACCATGGGAGTCCATTACATTAATGAGGTGTGGAAGTTGCGTCACGAGCTCAGTTCACGAGCCTGAACCATACTGTAGAAAACAAGATTTGACAACCGGGAGTATCATTGATGGGTCGGATGTCATACCGATATTCTCCGGTTATTGCAAGCCACAAACTTTGTAGATGGGATCCTATGTCTGAGCGATTCGACGCATCATAGACAACGGTTGACTTATTAATGAAGGCGccttgtttgcttgcttacATCGGCATCGGCCGCCCATCCTCCCGTCGACCAGTCAATCAAGTGAGCTTATCAACATTATATACGAATGCCTGGGATTCGTTCGGAGAGCCCATGTTCCGGCCTAGCGTAGACGGTATCTACCGCACACTATAGCGTACATGGGCCCTGTATTTGAACTTGGCGGGGGTTAGCAAGTCCCGAGCCGCTTCAGGGATCCTAAAGGCTCGGAATGTTCAATGTACAGTTGAGCAGTTGCTGGGGTAGCTAGGTGTCAGGGCGTTACCACAAAGTAACTTTCTCTATTCGGGCCAGAACGAGCCTGTCAGGTTATTGATCAGATAGCAAACAGAGATAAGTAGTTTGACCGATATTGGGAATCCAACGTGATGTTCTAAATTACACTGTGGATTTAACATTCCAAACGATAAACCACAAGCGGTGAAAGACAACTGATAACTCCGTACAGAGTACAGCTGCAGGATTCAATAAAATCGTGTCGGGGACCCAAACAGGTCGATTCTCGTAAGCCGAACACGAAGCTAACTTAGACATAGTGGGAGATGAGTCAAAAGTAGACGTGGTAGCGAAGATACTATCAGCATGTAGCAGTGGATATGTCCATGGTAACGGGCTATTCAAGGATTACAGATGGACCAATGGAAGAAGGCACAAAGGATCAGGGCCGGTTAGTTTGTGGTATCGATATGCCTAATCTGGCATCGACTGCGATCGGTAAGAAGTATCTAGCGGGCGGCGGTGCTCGGAGACCCCGACTTGCCGACTTCTGTGCAGAACACAACAAAGATCCTTTCAACAACCTTTGTCTCAGGCACACACGAGCCAAACGAATACTGCTGATTAGGCTGCCATTTCAATGACATATACCCAAACTCGCAATCCTTTGCCCACATGGCCCTTTGTTCGGTGGAACCTGAAACATCACTAAAATGGACAACATCACAGGGATTGtaccatgaagaagaatacgTATCCAGTAGATGCCTGCTGTTGGCGAAAGTAAACAAAGGCATCTGGTGCGGCATGTTTTGATGTAGATCACATATTTATTGGAGTGTTGGAATGCACCAGGAAAAGGTACCCGCCCCTGAATTCCTTAATGTCAAGTGTCCATCCATTTTCAATGTGGATGGAGTAAAGTTCAAAAAATTGGGCCCTCTCAAGTCTCATATTCCACTAGCTTAACTGTCGAAGCATGAATGGCAGCCCCAGCCTGCGTAGTTGTAGCTCGAGGTTGCTACCTACAATGCTACCAGCCTACCACCATGAATTTATCTAACTCGTGCCCTAGCAGGTATAGATAGCCATACAAGGGACGGAGTAGACTACTTTGCCTTCACTTCGGTACCCAGAAAAGCCCAAGCGGGTCTTCGGTAAAATTAAGGCTAGTCTTCTCCGTACTCCCAGTTCGATTTTTTTTGCTTCCAGGCGGAGTTGTGTCGGACCCCCGCcaattactactactagtagtaagtattaaGACTAGAGCCCTTCAGCCATGCACAGCTGGCGTCGTATTCGTAATACGATTGGTAGGACTCTTGTCTCTTCCTTTAGCAGGAAAAATTGAGGAGGTTACGCGCTGTGGTTCTAGAACCAAATCcgaagcatcatcatcatcatccattgaAGGTTCAGTTTTGGAGTGTGACTGTTGTGACTCATAAGTTTCTCACCTAAATAACTAAATCAGTTATTATAACTCCCGGTTTACCAAGGTACTTGCTATCCTGGGAGAATCGGTAGCCCATGCAATGAGGTAACGATTATTGTTGGTGTTCTTGAGAATCGAGCGAGGACCGGTTCATAGAGTGCTGATCGTAGGTAAGATCTTCGTAGTTTATGTACGAGATAGTATGTATGGGTGGACTTATCGTTTGTTATTATTGACCTGCAGTGTAACAGAGTACTGCAAATTGTACCCATTAGACGTCTGATAAGCTTCCTTCTGCAGAGACTTTGTGAGATTATTGTTGAGTATTGCAGCAGTCTTTCGTGAACTGCGACAACCAAACAACGACTTACTATCATCTAGTTACCAGAAGGAGATATTATTGAATAGGTTAATAGATACTGTAAATAGTAAATACCACCGTCTACCGCATCTGGACAAGCATTCGCATAAAATGTCGGGAATATCAGCAGGTGGAGGTCCGGTGACTAGTGGGGAAGATGCATAAAATGGCCCTCGGGAAGTCGGGGCTCCGACCGAGCAAATGGAACTAAACGCGACGGCCACTAAAAAAGTAATCCACCATTCAatcaagcaaaagaagattGGAAGGCAAAGATGGGGACTTGTCGCTGACGCAGATACCTTTTTTGTCTCTAGTTAAGTTGAAAGGCCAGCTTGGGTTCCAGAATCAAGTCTGATGCCTATTCTTCTTTAATTATGATTAATATTAGAGCCTCCTCCCCTTTTTTCCCACATTTTTAATTCCCATCTTGCCCTGGGTCCCTTTCAAACCAGTCTGACTTGCCCTCCACCACAAAGTTGTAGTTGATCATTCCATCCCTATCTGCCACGCGTGTGGAGGAAT of Aspergillus luchuensis IFO 4308 DNA, chromosome 7, nearly complete sequence contains these proteins:
- a CDS encoding putative UV excision repair protein (RadW) (COG:L;~EggNog:ENOG410PIGA;~InterPro:IPR004806,IPR009060,IPR015360,IPR006636, IPR015940,IPR036353;~PFAM:PF09280,PF00627;~go_function: GO:0003684 - damaged DNA binding [Evidence IEA];~go_function: GO:0005515 - protein binding [Evidence IEA];~go_process: GO:0006289 - nucleotide-excision repair [Evidence IEA];~go_process: GO:0043161 - proteasome-mediated ubiquitin-dependent protein catabolic process [Evidence IEA]) — protein: MVSKPKATSSGTSSQAPSTPSRAVTSTPAAPPAPAPSAASTTPAVPSTPSPAAAGAAQAQGSAFNDPSALLSGTQSEAVVAQMEAMGFARSDVNRAMRAAFFNPDRAIEYLLNGIPENIQQEQQQQAAAASAPQTAAPESAPSAGDDEPVNLFEAAAQAGGQEGGARGARAAGGAELPSLEFLRNNPHFQQLRQLVQQQPQMLEPILQQVAAGNPQIAQLIGQNEEQFLQLLSEEPDDDEALPPGTTQIHVTEEERDAIERVRIP
- the smp3 gene encoding glycosylphosphatidylinositol-alpha 1,2 mannosyltransferase smp3 (CAZy:GT22;~COG:G;~EggNog:ENOG410PG7I;~InterPro:IPR005599;~PFAM:PF03901;~SECRETED:SignalP(1-17);~TransMembrane:4 (n7-18c23/24o89-111i169-189o209-228i348-367o);~go_function: GO:0016757 - transferase activity, transferring glycosyl groups [Evidence IEA]), with translation MWRRTYLLLLVIRVYFALSPSYLHPDENFQGPEVFAGRIFSYPSRLPWEFTSDKPIRSVFPLWPTYDVPMNLLKGFYTESGTLNPPPELVYYVLRGVMFLLSFVLEDWAVYELVPLPRHRRATVVLVASSYVTWTYQTHTFSNSIETLLVAWGLVLIQRIVDNKRRSSIFACAVLSLIAVVGVFNRITFPAFLLVPGLRLLPHFWRKPFSLLSFAGFGLFFFCIAVLVDTTFYNPSASLWDALHAPIITPLNNLLYNSDKSNLALHGLHPRYHHFLVNLPQLLGPAYVAIVLSLSKSKAIQSSLKNIRAVSAISATAMLSLFPHQEPRFLLPCVPLLLSCLRVRKSRLFLAAWVIFNAALGFLMGVYHQGGVVPTQLAIPSIVSDSFFEAGAIDNAQKSATILWWKTYSPPLWLLGESTSTQLDIETRDLMGISGPEMANELEKLVPQCPNPDESNSVDHPERSVFVVAPKSATFLDRYTHPSPDNSGLTLHELWTWRKHLNLDDLDFGTDGIFPTLNRVIGRRGLSVWAARRSGCV
- the skpA gene encoding SCF ubiquitin ligase subunit skpA (BUSCO:EOG09264ZWF;~COG:O;~EggNog:ENOG410PN0Q;~InterPro:IPR001232,IPR011333,IPR036296,IPR016072, IPR016073,IPR016897;~PFAM:PF03931,PF01466;~go_process: GO:0006511 - ubiquitin-dependent protein catabolic process [Evidence IEA]), which gives rise to MADTPAPYSGPMLTFISGDGVHIECERDVAERSLLIKNMLEDLGDANEEIPIPNVNEAVLKKVIEWCRHHKNDPPSTGEEDDSRRKTTDIDEWDQKFTQVDQEMLFEIILAANYLDIKGLLDVGCKTVANMIKGKSPEEIRKTFNIQNDFTPEEEDQIRRENEWAEDR
- the RPL39 gene encoding 60S ribosomal eL39 domain-containing protein (COG:J;~EggNog:ENOG410PRU9;~InterPro:IPR023626,IPR000077;~PFAM:PF00832;~go_component: GO:0005840 - ribosome [Evidence IEA];~go_function: GO:0003735 - structural constituent of ribosome [Evidence IEA];~go_process: GO:0006412 - translation [Evidence IEA]), with amino-acid sequence MTSRKRNAKPCPHKKTTTTERLDRRSTTSSSPVHTLSSPSRQVFKMPSHKSFRTKQKLAKAQRQNRPIPQWIRLRTGNTIRYNAKRRHWRKSRLGV